In the candidate division WOR-3 bacterium genome, CTGTGCAGCGCTCAATTCCTCAACAATCCTTCGTACATTATCCTGAACCTGTCCTTTGGTGACTATCGACTCAACCAGCAGTCTCTTGAGATAGGCATAATCATATATGCAGCCGAGTTCCTTTAACCGTAACGTCTCTTGCTCAATGTCGATATTCTTTTCCTTACCCATCACATAGTGATTCATTTTCAAAACCGCCCGCCCAATACTATGCTCCCGGCCACCCTCATAGGTCAGATCAAGCAACCTCATAATCGACTTCAATGAACTGTCATAATCCCCTAACTCAAAATATAAACAACCAGCTTTAGTGTACGATTCGACTTGGATAGACATATGTGGTTTCTTTACCACCATAAGCTCTAGTGTTTTTTCAAGAAATTTCTTCGCTTCTGTGTTACTATCTTCGGCTGTACTGACTAGAGCTAAACCGACACCATATAGAATGTCTTCTTTGAGTTTAGACTTCTTCGCGAGAAGCGATTTTGAATCTTCTATGTTATTAGTTCGAAGAATAGCCTCTGCTAGACCATAACTGGCCCAGGCATACTCGGAATCAATGTCCAGTATTTCCCTGTATACTACGATGCTTTCTTTGATTCTACCAAGATCCCTGTTGATGAGAGCGTTGTTAGCTAGTGCTGCAAGTTGAACCGATTTGTTATTTGTCCTCTGCACAATGCGCAGGACTTCATCGAATAGTTCTTGCGCTTTTTCATATCTGCCTTGGTTCATGAGCAGTAATCCGTTGTTATGTAATACAGCGCTAAGCCCGTCAATTCGCTTCATTTTCGAGAAAGCATTAATTGCCTCTGTAAACCATTTTTGAGCACGAGTAACATCCTTAAGTTGTTGATAAAAAGCACCGAGTAAGCTGGCGCAAAATGCGTATTGTTTGATAAGCTGATGTTTCTTACAGAAATCTGTTAGTTGTTTGGTTTGTTTGATTCCTTCACGATACTTTCCCGTGTACCATTTCAAGCTTGATATGTAATATAATGTATCTGCTTCAACTTCCTTATTTCCTATATTATGAGCTAAGTTAAGCGATTTCTTCAATATCAGCAACGCTTCATCAAATCTTGACATGTTTACAAGAACGTAGCCCATTTGGTTGGCGAGCTCTATGTACACGCGGGATTTCATTTCTGTCATAGTCAGGGCTTTCCCTAGATTATTAGTTGCTCTATCGTAGTTACCCATTGCCGAATAGATTTTTCCAAGACCACCATATGCTTTAGCAAGAATGGATGGAACATTTGTTTCCAGCGCACTTTCATAAAAAGCAACCGCATCGTCTGTGTTCCCCATTATTTGCGAAAGTTCAGCAGCCTTTGTTATATACATGAAGTAAGCATTGTCCATGTTAGGGCGTGTATGTGTGAGGATTTTCTTGTAATGTGCAAGCGCAGCACCATAATCATGCATAGCCTCAGCTTTGCATGCTGCGATTCGATAATACTTAAGTGCTTCTTTGGAGTTGGCTAAGATCTCATTTAATTCGGCCAAGATACAGGTGTATTCAATATTCTCTGACTCGACGCTATCCAGTGTTCTTAAGATGAGCTCCGAAAGAGATTTTCGTTCGCTTTCATTCGTAAGTTTCCACACAACTTTCGAAATTGTTCTGTTGGCTATTGCGAGAGACTTTTGCTTTCCTGGATTTTCATCCCTAATCAGATTTAGGTTCTTTATTCTTTCTATATATTCACGTATACTTACGCCCATGATTTTGTTAATGATCTTTTGTTTAATCGGATGCCCGGTGATGCACAATATCTTGAGTATTTCGATTTCGTGCGTACTAAGCCTTTCGAGACGTGACGCCACTGATTCCTCAACGCTGCGCGGTAAGGTCAATTTCTGTAGTTTTTTGGTCGTTACTCGCCAGTAATTGTTGTCGTAGAATATGATATGATTGTCGAATAGAGTCCGCAATATTTCGGCTATCAAGGAAGGGTTTCCTCCACTTTCTTTATGGAGCCACTGCGAAAAATCGGTAGAGAGCGTGTGCGTGTTAAGTTTCGCAATTGATACTGAGCCAGAAAAAGTGTGCGTAAGCATGCGCCCGATATCACTCACTGTCCAATTACCTAATTTTATGGTTTCAAAACCAAGGTTGTCGATTTTGTTGTTAGCTCTTGAGGTTCCGATAATTCTTACACTGGAATTCCTTACGCCATGTCCTATATAGCGAAAGAGATTAATCTCGAAATCAGATAAATTGTCGATGTCGTCGATTAGTAAGAGTATTCGCCTGTTATTCGAAGCAAGGGTCAAATGGTCAGTAATATTTTCAAATATCTGAAATTTGTGTTCTGCTTGCCAGCTCTTCTCTTCCGGGTCGCCAAGGAATGCGTTGAGAGATTTGAGTAAGCTTCTGTTCTCCTGCGGTGTAAAATACATAGTTCGAAATCCTTTCTGCAAATAGTTGAATCTAATTTCCTGTAGCCACCTTGTTTTGCCAGATCCGTAGTCTCCATATAAAATAATTGTTGGTGTGCCACTGTGAAGTAACCAATCACAGATGCTACTAGGATGCTTAATGAATGCCGGGTTCGGTAGAGATACGTGGTATGCTCGGCAGTCAAACTTTTTTTGGATATCGAATTTCTTAAACGATTCGTACAGAGTGTGAATACTTGGTCTTAAGGTTGGCTCCTTAGAGACAAGTCTTTTCATTACACTTATGATTTCTTTTGGTGTATGTTCTATTGCTATGGACTTGTTTGAAAATCTTTTTCCGGAAAGAGTTTCGTATAAAACTACTCCGAAAGAGTAAAGGTCACTTCGCTGGTCGATTGAAATATCCCTGAGCGACTCGGGCGATACATACCCCAATGTTCCTCCTCTGTCAAAATTCTCTCCGACTATGTTTGTGAATCCAAAGTCAATAAGCACAGTGCGATGCAATTTTGCATCGTGAAGTATATGCTCTGGCTTCAGGTCGCTGTGTATGAATCCTCTACTTCGCAGAGTTTTGAGAGCGCTGATTACTTGAAGCATGGCAACTGCGAAATCAGAGGTAAATTCCTTGAAGTGTTTGTTGATTGGCTCACCGTCGATATATTCGAGAGTGAAATATAGTCGTCCATCATCGTTAAGATCACAGTCAAATACTTTGACAATATTCGGGTGGTTAACGTTATTCAGTGTTGAATACTCATGTACAATGAGTTTGTTATAGAGAGGATCGTCGCTTCGAGATATTTTTAATGCAACGATTTGACCATTGTCGTACTTGACTTTGTATACTTGGGCGTAGTTGGTTTCGGCGATTTTTTTTATAATTGTGTACTTTCCACCTATAGTTTTACGTTTCGGCATACTCACATCCTTACATTTCAGTGTAGTCGATATCATTGCAATGTCAATGTTGACCTATTTCGGATTTTGACAATTTGTGAATTTGCCAATTGGCAAATTCGTAAATTGTTGTTTGCCCGGGATTGTTATAGTTATAGCTTACCCTCGACCCGTGCCGTCCTCCAGTGGAAATTAAGGACGGCAGGGGCGCGATTCTAGACGTTCTCAAAAGTTAACACACAATCGTGCAAAATTATACAGCAGAAAAATTGCTATGATATTTCGAGCAATAATTCTACTAAAAGTTAACAAAATATAGCAGGTTGGGTTTTTGTTATACTCGCGGGAGGATCTGCCACAGGTTGGATTCGAATATGATTTATACGGGGGGAGAAAAGGATATAGAGAACGTGGAATAAGAATAGGTAGGTTGACAGTCGTGTTGGTTTACGTATTATTTTGCAGCAGCTGGATAGAATATGCATTGATATAGTATATCTGACGACTCGGTAGAAGGGAGGAAAGATGAATAAATACATAATTGTCATTATTGTATTCTTTTGTTGTATATATTCCTGTGTAAAATCGGAAGATTACGTAGTATACGCACGTAATATGAGTAGTGTCAGCGGTGCTATCTTGAAATTCGGACATTACAATGGAGTTTGGGTGCATGAAGACATCTACCTTCCTCAATGTCCACTCAGTGGTGTGCCAGTCGAAGTGCAGTCAGCATTAATTTATAGAGGAGGGGGTGAAATGCGTTGGGAAGTTGTAAAAGAAGTAGGTGACACCACGATTGGTTCTGGCACATTAACCATGGCCAGTGATCTATGGCTAGAGGTTAATGAAACAAACGGTGATTGGACCTGCACGTGGTCTGATGATGGTTGGTAGTAAAAACACTGTTGTAAACTAGATATGCTGTATAAGGATGAATAATGAAAAAGTATATAGCACTTGCATTGTTATTATCCTTTGCTTGTCTTCTCTATGCACAGTCAGATGTCACGCAACATAACAGCAATAATAAAGCTAATTCGGGAGGTGAAGACACTGACGACCAAGAGGAACGTTGTGAAGCTGACCAGTTAAGTTTGCTAAGGCGACCATCGTACACTAAGGTTGAGATGCGTTGGGGGATGTCTAGTCAGCCGCGGTTTGTTGAATCAGGAGTTGACACTACAAAAGAACCTACTGACGAAAAAGATGACAAAACCAGCACAAGATTCAATTGGAAGGGTTGCTGCATCGCCGGTGGATTCGCAGTCGGTTTGCTAGTGCTTGTTTTCGTTGCATCAATGGGGCAGTGGCTTAGTACTCTT is a window encoding:
- a CDS encoding tetratricopeptide repeat protein; translated protein: MPKRKTIGGKYTIIKKIAETNYAQVYKVKYDNGQIVALKISRSDDPLYNKLIVHEYSTLNNVNHPNIVKVFDCDLNDDGRLYFTLEYIDGEPINKHFKEFTSDFAVAMLQVISALKTLRSRGFIHSDLKPEHILHDAKLHRTVLIDFGFTNIVGENFDRGGTLGYVSPESLRDISIDQRSDLYSFGVVLYETLSGKRFSNKSIAIEHTPKEIISVMKRLVSKEPTLRPSIHTLYESFKKFDIQKKFDCRAYHVSLPNPAFIKHPSSICDWLLHSGTPTIILYGDYGSGKTRWLQEIRFNYLQKGFRTMYFTPQENRSLLKSLNAFLGDPEEKSWQAEHKFQIFENITDHLTLASNNRRILLLIDDIDNLSDFEINLFRYIGHGVRNSSVRIIGTSRANNKIDNLGFETIKLGNWTVSDIGRMLTHTFSGSVSIAKLNTHTLSTDFSQWLHKESGGNPSLIAEILRTLFDNHIIFYDNNYWRVTTKKLQKLTLPRSVEESVASRLERLSTHEIEILKILCITGHPIKQKIINKIMGVSIREYIERIKNLNLIRDENPGKQKSLAIANRTISKVVWKLTNESERKSLSELILRTLDSVESENIEYTCILAELNEILANSKEALKYYRIAACKAEAMHDYGAALAHYKKILTHTRPNMDNAYFMYITKAAELSQIMGNTDDAVAFYESALETNVPSILAKAYGGLGKIYSAMGNYDRATNNLGKALTMTEMKSRVYIELANQMGYVLVNMSRFDEALLILKKSLNLAHNIGNKEVEADTLYYISSLKWYTGKYREGIKQTKQLTDFCKKHQLIKQYAFCASLLGAFYQQLKDVTRAQKWFTEAINAFSKMKRIDGLSAVLHNNGLLLMNQGRYEKAQELFDEVLRIVQRTNNKSVQLAALANNALINRDLGRIKESIVVYREILDIDSEYAWASYGLAEAILRTNNIEDSKSLLAKKSKLKEDILYGVGLALVSTAEDSNTEAKKFLEKTLELMVVKKPHMSIQVESYTKAGCLYFELGDYDSSLKSIMRLLDLTYEGGREHSIGRAVLKMNHYVMGKEKNIDIEQETLRLKELGCIYDYAYLKRLLVESIVTKGQVQDNVRRIVEELSAAQ